The genomic window GCAGTCGGGCCGAACCGGGAGCCGCTTCGATAAGAACTACCGGTGTCAAATGGAACCCCGATGATTACAAAATCCAGTCCATCCAAACCAGTAAATCCTGGCATTCGCATAAATGTTCCGGGGTTACAAAACCTGGGTGAATCCAAAGCACTTGATGGCTGTTTTTTCATTACGGTCCCCCCATTGTATTTAATAAAATTAGATTGTAAAGATTAGATACACACTTCCCCCCCCCTCTTACACGTTCGACGGCGCCTTTGTAAATCATTAAAGCGCAAAATACATGCCAACGTTAATAAAGGGAAAGGGCATTCGCCAAAAGGCAGAAATGCACCCCTTATATTTCCATATAATTTGGTTTCAAGCCCCAAGCGCTGATTTGCATCGGAATACACAAAAGGCAATCTTGCCTCCAAGGAGGCAAGATTGCCTTACATATATTTCAAATCATACTTTTTCATTTTTCTCCTGACTGTACTCACATCGAGGCCAAGTCTGCGGGCCATCTCAAAGGTATTGCTTGATTTGGCCATTGTCATTTCCAGGAGTTTTTGTTCAAACCGATCTGCATTGTGCCGAAAATCAGTATCGAGGTCAATCAGCACAAGCTCACTGGACGCCAGCTTACCTGTGACTGAGTGGGGAAGGTCTTCAACCTTAATAACATCTGCATGTACTGTAACCAGTAGACGCTCGATCATATTCTCTAATTCCCGGACATTGCCCGGCCACTCATATGCCAGCAAGTAATCCAGCGCTTGAGGATTAAAGGATTTTTTAAAACAGAATTTCGTGTTGTATTTTTTGGTGAAGTAAGTGATTAGTGGTTGAATATCGGGACGGCGCATCCGTAGTGGCGGAATTAACACGGGCACCACATTCAATCTGTAATAAAGGTCTTTCCGAAACTGATTTTCAACTACCATCTGGCCCAGCTGTCGATTTGTGGCAGCAATTATTCTTATATCAATCGGAATTTGAGCAGTCCCGCCGATGCGGGTAATTTCTCTATCCTGTAAGGCGCGCAATAATTTAGCCTGGAGATTGAAGGGCAGTTCGCCTATTTCATCCAAAAACAATGTCCCCTGGTTGGCCAGTTCAAATAAGCCGAGCTTGCCCGTTGAGCTGGCCCCGGTAAAAGCGCCTTGCTCATAGCCAAATAGCTCAGATTCCAAAAGATTCTCCGGGATTCCTGAACAGTCGATTTTAATAAAGGGCTGTCCTTTGCGGGCGCTGTTTAAATGAATAAACTTACTGACCACCTCTTTACCAACTCCGGACTCGCCCTCGATCAGGACCGTTGAATCTACTCTGGCTACACGCAGGGCCAGTTCAAAAACCCGCTCCATTTCCGGGCTTCGCCAAATTATCTCATCTGTCCGCAAATGCTCCTGACGCAAAAAATTCAATTCTGATTCGATTTTTTCAGTCCTGAGCTGTTCCTCCCGCAGCGCGTTCTTTAGCTTTACCAACTCGGTAATATCACGACTGTTCACTACCACCCGGTAAAGCTTACCTTCCTTAAAGATTGGCGTTCCTGAAGCCATTATTTCCTTTCCAGTCTTGGTTCGTTGTAAAATTGTGGTCGGCGTCTTGCTTTCCAAGACTTTTAGCGTAACCGACTCGGAATAAAAACCTTTGGCCACCAGCTCCCGCATATTATTGCCCAAGACCTCATCGGCCCTAACCTCATCTATGCGCTCGCTTGCCTGGTTAATCCTGATTACTGTGCCACCGCCATCAGCAATAAAAATGCCGTCATGAGATGATTTAAAAATTGCGTCAAACTCTTCCTTCAGATCCTTATAGTACTGGATTTCCTTTGCCAATTTAGCCCGAACCCTGCTCACTTCATTG from Bacillota bacterium includes these protein-coding regions:
- a CDS encoding PAS domain S-box protein, with protein sequence MVDRADLETRFYIDLANGEQSAILSVFKAASVTQLPVVTNGEYLGLLDLFSFIESGSASGDLIIRDTEVASSTDDLLKYCELEQQVLPVLDYNRKYLGYVDVACLRQRNEVSRVRAKLAKEIQYYKDLKEEFDAIFKSSHDGIFIADGGGTVIRINQASERIDEVRADEVLGNNMRELVAKGFYSESVTLKVLESKTPTTILQRTKTGKEIMASGTPIFKEGKLYRVVVNSRDITELVKLKNALREEQLRTEKIESELNFLRQEHLRTDEIIWRSPEMERVFELALRVARVDSTVLIEGESGVGKEVVSKFIHLNSARKGQPFIKIDCSGIPENLLESELFGYEQGAFTGASSTGKLGLFELANQGTLFLDEIGELPFNLQAKLLRALQDREITRIGGTAQIPIDIRIIAATNRQLGQMVVENQFRKDLYYRLNVVPVLIPPLRMRRPDIQPLITYFTKKYNTKFCFKKSFNPQALDYLLAYEWPGNVRELENMIERLLVTVHADVIKVEDLPHSVTGKLASSELVLIDLDTDFRHNADRFEQKLLEMTMAKSSNTFEMARRLGLDVSTVRRKMKKYDLKYM